From the Solanum pennellii chromosome 4, SPENNV200 genome, one window contains:
- the LOC107016899 gene encoding AT-hook motif nuclear-localized protein 10-like, producing the protein MDSQKTSVGAKIVQTSLNHGELFGVVGKVQVILVKTGEDIVSKIMNLSQQGPMKICVHSATGGIRNVTLQESATGGGIVTYEGQFFIISLSGSVMLSKSSRTCDLSVMLSRSDHIVLGGCFAAKLIAATPVQVVLSSFIPEKEKPESKGDDDAPKDIRIVDPPGSCVGN; encoded by the exons ATGGATTCTCAAAAGACCTCTGTTGGTGCTAAAATCGTTCAAACTTCATTGAATCATGGAGAACTTTTTG GTGTAGTTGGTAAGGTGCAGGTAATCCTTGTGAAAACTGGAGAG GACATTGTGTCTAAGATAATGAATTTATCACAACAAGGACCTATGAAAATTTGTGTTCATTCTGCAACGGGTGGCATACGTAACGTCACCCTCCAAGAGTCTGCAACGGGTGGTGGCATTGTGACATATGAG GGTCAATTTTTCATCATCTCATTATCAGGGTCAGTCATGTTGTCAAAAAGTAGTAGAACATGTGATCTTAGCGTGATGTTATCTAGGTCAGATCATATTGTTCTTGGCGGTTGCTTTGCTGCAAAGCTCATAGCTGCTACTCCGGTACAG GTGGTTCTGAGTAGCTTTATTCCCGAAAAGGAAAAGCCCGagtctaagggtgatgatgatgCTCCCAAGGATATTCGAATCGTTGATCCCCCCGGTAGCTGTGTAGGCAATTGA